The following are encoded together in the Carassius auratus strain Wakin chromosome 34, ASM336829v1, whole genome shotgun sequence genome:
- the LOC113053035 gene encoding microtubule-associated protein 2 isoform X3: MADGRQPEDSGPQWSSPGAQGSSSPGGHGENGFSSTYRTCQPGDAHAGSAGSYAKENGFNGDLTSGHAVTAEQVSARIVQEVTAEAVAVLKGEQELHPDTAVRLPSVEDSANLPPSPPPSPAAEHFGPLDPDVGDEEEAGPLRFFQNSRERCKFLAPSISVSVPEDDPYHSDEEYYEHPLFSPEWTRSGSRPPGQAAAFRQIEEEETIESLSAAEEEEEENSEAAATAAALEEEEEEEQWSGEEPEQESPTELLERAEVIGEAQALPGLQAEVHKQTATVANEAPNGGAEETGGQENLAEAVKMEAEQLDSERTDPIGMDFTESAMHLDDDLPSYQSLVRDTDMPESAFAQTCPVEDFELPPSYQVHDTEPCEPPTEKLDGQSGAVKETSTETCDSSNILEVKSGQIQDKQIEISTDVDMKEKSGMSAYFETTTIKTDASGSQGEGYYELSTTSEEQKDSVGNLQLPEISYSTLAQAQSLEVQPDIPKSSADTLQTTSPVDRRDECRLSPGKLALEQRSYSLNITIGAMDHGDAQGRPRNFSPLATDIMSHTCGSLDESADYLPVTTPSVEKLPQFPPLILETTASATTPSFSPPQTTVTNVKTSPQTESPESPVQGNSCYKNGTVMAPDLPEMLDLAGTPSRLTSDNTDSEIMRRKSVPMDMSSLVSDSFAHLFKSDQGQMATKREMKLEEQGYCVFSEYSGPMPSPADVHSPMDSSSQIFNTVISEEKETGLVAFGQQECLSTEDLEATEVVTPQAKPEEGKPRNQDSIQIESAPSEKTSRETNQEESDLLKTETLEETKSPTLPDNEKAQLDKQAETFITPKVTVTLDEAKPDIDSGSKLAAETEAEIADYERQIRKLEMEDRPLSVEEERELQELREKVKNKPDLVHQEAYEEVDAEDAYQLTGAAKDRIARPIRPSPASSVESATDEEKMHVGDTEKPRSPGEKESLKTDPNRLSPVGSFEKYFREERPSEQEVKQKDSVQLLKDKVAEEKPQPSPSKTDEAPLDTMVIQKVEEEVKLAKEPDEIMPEPKPALNVEERLVVDTTEPDEDVDENEGGKVIEKEEVEDEEVLEGAKAAEDTVEPRAAIESVVTVEDDFITVVQTIDESEVSGHSVRFSAPSEDQHPQLLQEEEEEEAALEMAQEVEIEAPSLEEVVDVPEPVEPPVCPAKEIEVPESEAPTQSYDDYKDETTMDDSILDSSWVDTQDDDKSMATENIEPLPRVMSPVKKPHVEKSAKQRAKGGRARGRMNTPERKPVRKEPVPIQKDEMKKKKAVIKKAELTKKSDIQTCSPSRKSVLKSTVRHPRPTQHHPCVKRKPTVSADGRLPFSVARPSRDRASTSNPTTLTKIPTSKIRAEALLPARPHSASSSNKRSPLVEVDLYEPRPSSADPKVLLYSCAVKDGGSRSPEKRSSLPRPASIRTRRPHMADHEESSTSITSSGSTAPRRPTCAETTRSRSARSGTSTPRMPGSTAVTPGTPPSYSCRTPGTPHTPGTPKSLSLLSQEKKVAIIRTPPKSPATTPKQLRLINQPLPDLKNVKSKIRSIDNIKYQPKGGQVQIQSKKIDLSHVTSKCGSLDNIRHRPGGGNVRIESVKLGFREKAHAKVGSLDNAHHTPGGGHVQIESHKLMFRDVAKARVDHGAEIVMEALRLSGGTSPQRHSHMSSSGSINMLESPQLATLADDVTAALAKQGL, from the exons ATGGCAGATGGTCGGCAGCCTGAGGACAGTGGCCCCCAGTGGTCATCTCCAGGAGCTCAGGGCTCATCCTCCCCAGGTGGGCATGGAGAGAACGGCTTCTCCTCTACCTACAGGACTTGCCAGCCTGGCGATGCCCATGCTGGTTCTGCCGGCTCCTACGCCAAAGAGAATGGCTTCAATGGAGACCTCACCTCTGGACACGCTGTGACTGCTG AGCAAGTATCAGCGCGGATCGTGCAGGAGGTTACAGCCGAAGCAGTAGCAGTACTGAAGGGAGAGCAGGAGCTGCATCCGGACACTGCCGTCAGGCTGCCATCAG TGGAGGACTCTGCAAACCTGCCACCCTCACCTCCTCCGTCCCCAGCAGCAGAGCATTTTGGGCCTTTGGATCCAG ATGTAGGGGATGAGGAGGAAGCAGGTCCTCTCCGCTTCTTCCAAAATTCTCGCGAGAGGTGCAAGTTCCTCGCCCCCTCCATCTCAGTGTCTGTGCCTGAGGATGACCCCTACCACTCTGACGAGGAATACTATGAGCACCCTTTATTCAGCCCAGAGTGGACGCGCTCTGGCTCTCGCCCCCCAGGGCAGGCCGCTGCGTTTAGACAGATTGAAG AAGAGGAGACCATAGAGAGTCTCTCAGCtgcggaggaggaagaggaggagaattCAGAAGccgcagcaacagcagcagctctagaggaagaggaggaagaggagcagtgGAGTGGAGAGGAGCCTGAGCAGGAATCTCCAACTGAGCTCCTAGAGCGGGCAGAGGTCATAGGCGAGGCCCAGGCTCTGCCCGGCCTGCAGGCTGAGGTTCACAAACAGACAGCTACTGTTGCTAACGAGGCCCCTAATGGGGGAGCTGAGGAGACAGGGGGGCAAGAAAACCTTGCAGAAG CTGTGAAGATGGAAGCAGAACAACTAGACAGTGAGAGGACAGATCCCATTGGCATGGACTTCACTGAATCTGCAATGCATCTAGATGATGATCTCCCATCTTACCAGAGCCTTGTCAGAGACACAGATATGCCGGAAAGCGCCTTTGCTCAAACATGCCCCGTGGAGGACTTTGAACTCCCTCCAAGTTACCAGGTTCATGACACAGAACCTTGCGAGCCTCCAACTGAAAAGCTGGATGGACAAAGCGGTGCTGTAAAAGAGACATCAACCGAAACGTGTGATTCCAGCAATATCCTTGAGGTCAAATCAGGGCAGATTCAAGACAAACAAATAGAAATATCAACAGATGTGgacatgaaagaaaaatctgGCATGTCTGCTTATTTTGAGACCACTACAATTAAGACAGATGCCTCCGGGTCTCAAGGAGAAGGGTATTATGAGCTAAGTACTACATCAGAAGAACAAAAGGACTCTGTTGGTAACCTACAACTTCCTGAAATCAGCTACAGCACCTTGGCTCAAGCACAGTCTTTGGAAGTTCAACCAGATATTCCAAAAAGTAGTGCAGACACACTACAAACCACTTCACCTGTAGACAGAAGAGATGAATGCAGACTGTCTCCTGGAAAACTGGCTCTAGAGCAAAGAAGTTACTCTTTAAATATCACCATTGGGGCAATGGATCATGGTGATGCCCAAGGGCGTCCAAGAAACTTCTCTCCATTAGCCACTGACATCATGTCTCATACTTGTGGGAGCCTTGATGAATCTGCTGATTACCTTCCTGTCACCACTCCCTCAGTAGAGAAGCTTCCTCAGTTTCCGCCACTGATTCTGGAGACAACTGCCTCTGCCACAACTCCATCATTTTCACCCCCCCAGACAACAGTCACTAATGTAAAGACAAGTCCACAGACGGAGTCTCCAGAATCACCTGTCCAAGGTAACAGCTGTTACAAAAACGGCACTGTCATGGCCCCCGACCTACCTGAAATGCTGGACTTGGCAGGTACCCCATCAAGGTTGACGTCTGACAACACAGACTCAGAGATTATGAGGAGGAAGTCCGTCCCAATGGACATGTCTTCTCTAGTAAGTGATTCTTTTGCACATTTGTTCAAAAGTGACCAGGGCCAGATGGCTACAAAGAGAGAAATGAAGTTGGAGGAGCAAGGATATTGTGTCTTTAGTGAATACTCTGGTCCCATGCCATCGCCTGCAGATGTGCACAGTCCAATGGACTCTTCTTCTCAAATATTTAACACTGTGATATCAGAGGAGAAGGAAACTGGTCTTGTTGCATTTGGACAACAGGAGTGTCTATCAACTGAAGATTTGGAAGCAACAGAAGTTGTTACACCACAGGCAAAACCAGAAGAAGGAAAGCCAAGGAATCAAGATTCCATTCAAATTGAAAGTGCACCTTCTGAAAAAACTTCTAGAGAGACCAATCAAGAGGAGTCTGATCTTTTGAAGACCGAAACTTTGGAAGAAACCAAGAGTCCAACTTTACCTGATAATGAGAAAGCACAGTTAGACAAACAAGCTGAAACCTTTATCACACCAAAGGTGACGGTTACTCTTGATGAAGCAAAGCCTGATATTGATTCAGGTTCCAAACTTGCAGCTGAAACTGAAGCTGAAATAGCTGACTATGAGAGGCAAATTCGCAAATTGGAGATGGAGGACAGACCTTTGAGTGTAGAGGAGGAACGGGAGCTCCAGGAACTCAGGGAGAAGGTGAAGAATAAACCAGACCTTGTACATCAGGAAGCTTATGAAGAGGTGGATGCAGAGGATGCCTACCAGCTCACTGGAGCTGCAAAGGACAGAATTGCTCGGCCTATCAGACCATCCCCAGCATCTTCTGTAGAAAGTGCTACTGACGAAGAGAAAATGCATGTTGGTGACACTGAAAAACCTAGATCACCAGGTGAGAAAGAGTCTCTTAAAACAGATCCCAATAGGCTATCTCCTGTTGGGTcttttgagaaatattttagAGAGGAGAGACCTTCTGAGCAAGAGGTAAAGCAGAAAGACTCAGTGCAACTCCTTAAAGATAAAGTTGCTGAGGAGAAACCTCAGCCATCTCCTTCAAAGACAGACGAGGCTCCTCTTGATACCATGGTGATTCAAAAAGTAGAGGAAGAGGTAAAGCTTGCTAAGGAGCCGGATGAGATCATGCCAGAACCAAAACCAGCTCTTAATGTGGAAGAGAGGCTAGTTGTAGATACAACTGAACCAGATGAGGATGTAGATGAAAATGAAGGGGGAAAAGTGATTGAGAAAGAAGAAGTGGAAGACGAGGAAGTGTTGGAAGGGGCCAAGGCTGCAGAAGACACTGTTGAGCCTAGAGCTGCGATTGAGTCAGTAGTGACAGTGGAAGATGATTTTATTACGGTAGTGCAGACCATTGATGAAAGCGAAGTCTCTGGACACAGTGTACGTTTCTCAGCTCCCTCTGAGGATCAACATCCACAGCTCCTccaagaggaggaagaggaggaggcggCTCTGGAAATGGCACAGGAAGTAGAGATAGAGGCTCCCAGTTTGGAGGAAGTCGTAGATGTTCCAGAGCCTGTTGAGCCTCCTGTATGTCCAGCTAAAGAGATAGAAGTACCAGAGAGTGAGGCCCCAACTCAAAGTTATGATGACTACAAAGATGAAACTACCATGGATGACTCCATCTTAGACAGCTCCTGGGTGGATACACAAG ATGATGATAAGAGCATGGCCACAGAGAATATTGAGCCTCTACCCAGAGTGATGAGCCCTGTCAAGAAACCACATGTAGAGAAATCAGCGAAACAGAGGGCCAAAGGTGGCAGGGCCAGAGGACGAATGAACACGCCTGAACGCAAACCTGTTCGCAAGGAGCCAGTACCCATCCAGAAGGAtgagatgaagaagaaaaaag CTGTGATTAAGAAGGCTGAGCtcacaaaaaaatctgatattcaGACATGCTCTCCTTCCCGGAAGAGTGTTTTAAAGTCTACCGTAAGGCATCCTAGACCTACCCAACATCACCCGTGTGTTAAGCGGAAACCCACAG TGTCTGCAGATGGTCGACTGCCCTTCAGTGTGGCCAGGCCCTCCAGAGACCGGGCATCT ACCTCCAATCCCACAACACTAACAAAGATCCCCACCTCTAAAATTCGGGCGGAGGCTTTGCTGCCAGCCCGGCCGCACTCGGCCAGCTCCTCCAATAAAAGGAGCCCATTGGTGGAGGTAGATCTTTATGAGCCCCGCCCTTCTTCAGCAGACCCAAAAGTATTGCTATATTCATGTGCTGTAAAG GATGGTGGTTCTCGGAGCCCAGAGAAGAGGTCGTCCCTTCCACGGCCAGCATCCATACGAACCCGCCGCCCACACATGGCTGATCATGAGGAGAGTTCCACTTCCATTACCAGCTCTGGGTCAACAGCACCACGCAGACCCACAT GCGCAGAGACTACTCGGTCCCGCTCGGCCCGCAGTGGCACCTCCACACCCCGCATGCCCGGGTCCACAGCCGTCACCCCTGGAACCCCTCCCAGCTACTCCTGCCGTACTCCAGGCACCCCCCACACACCGGGCACCCCCAAATCTCTCAGCCTGCTGTCCCAGGAAAAGAAAGTGGCCATCATCCGAACACCTCCAAAATCCCCGGCGACTACACCCAAACAGCTGCGCCTCATTAACCAGCCACTGCCTGACCTCAAGAACGTCAAATCCAAGATCCGTTCTATTGACAACATCAAGTACCAGCCCAAGGGGGGCCAG
- the LOC113053035 gene encoding microtubule-associated protein 2 isoform X6 — translation MADGRQPEDSGPQWSSPGAQGSSSPGGHGENGFSSTYRTCQPGDAHAGSAGSYAKENGFNGDLTSGHAVTAEQVSARIVQEVTAEAVAVLKGEQELHPDTAVRLPSVEDSANLPPSPPPSPAAEHFGPLDPEEETIESLSAAEEEEEENSEAAATAAALEEEEEEEQWSGEEPEQESPTELLERAEVIGEAQALPGLQAEVHKQTATVANEAPNGGAEETGGQENLAEAVKMEAEQLDSERTDPIGMDFTESAMHLDDDLPSYQSLVRDTDMPESAFAQTCPVEDFELPPSYQVHDTEPCEPPTEKLDGQSGAVKETSTETCDSSNILEVKSGQIQDKQIEISTDVDMKEKSGMSAYFETTTIKTDASGSQGEGYYELSTTSEEQKDSVGNLQLPEISYSTLAQAQSLEVQPDIPKSSADTLQTTSPVDRRDECRLSPGKLALEQRSYSLNITIGAMDHGDAQGRPRNFSPLATDIMSHTCGSLDESADYLPVTTPSVEKLPQFPPLILETTASATTPSFSPPQTTVTNVKTSPQTESPESPVQGNSCYKNGTVMAPDLPEMLDLAGTPSRLTSDNTDSEIMRRKSVPMDMSSLVSDSFAHLFKSDQGQMATKREMKLEEQGYCVFSEYSGPMPSPADVHSPMDSSSQIFNTVISEEKETGLVAFGQQECLSTEDLEATEVVTPQAKPEEGKPRNQDSIQIESAPSEKTSRETNQEESDLLKTETLEETKSPTLPDNEKAQLDKQAETFITPKVTVTLDEAKPDIDSGSKLAAETEAEIADYERQIRKLEMEDRPLSVEEERELQELREKVKNKPDLVHQEAYEEVDAEDAYQLTGAAKDRIARPIRPSPASSVESATDEEKMHVGDTEKPRSPGEKESLKTDPNRLSPVGSFEKYFREERPSEQEVKQKDSVQLLKDKVAEEKPQPSPSKTDEAPLDTMVIQKVEEEVKLAKEPDEIMPEPKPALNVEERLVVDTTEPDEDVDENEGGKVIEKEEVEDEEVLEGAKAAEDTVEPRAAIESVVTVEDDFITVVQTIDESEVSGHSVRFSAPSEDQHPQLLQEEEEEEAALEMAQEVEIEAPSLEEVVDVPEPVEPPVCPAKEIEVPESEAPTQSYDDYKDETTMDDSILDSSWVDTQDDDKSMATENIEPLPRVMSPVKKPHVEKSAKQRAKGGRARGRMNTPERKPVRKEPVPIQKDEMKKKKAVIKKAELTKKSDIQTCSPSRKSVLKSTVRHPRPTQHHPCVKRKPTVSADGRLPFSVARPSRDRASTSNPTTLTKIPTSKIRAEALLPARPHSASSSNKRSPLVEVDLYEPRPSSADPKVLLYSCAVKDGGSRSPEKRSSLPRPASIRTRRPHMADHEESSTSITSSGSTAPRRPTSFRTEVKAQHRTGRSHSMTGAETTRSRSARSGTSTPRMPGSTAVTPGTPPSYSCRTPGTPHTPGTPKSLSLLSQEKKVAIIRTPPKSPATTPKQLRLINQPLPDLKNVKSKIRSIDNIKYQPKGGQVQIQSKKIDLSHVTSKCGSLDNIRHRPGGGNVRIESVKLGFREKAHAKVGSLDNAHHTPGGGHVQIESHKLMFRDVAKARVDHGAEIVMEALRLSGGTSPQRHSHMSSSGSINMLESPQLATLADDVTAALAKQGL, via the exons ATGGCAGATGGTCGGCAGCCTGAGGACAGTGGCCCCCAGTGGTCATCTCCAGGAGCTCAGGGCTCATCCTCCCCAGGTGGGCATGGAGAGAACGGCTTCTCCTCTACCTACAGGACTTGCCAGCCTGGCGATGCCCATGCTGGTTCTGCCGGCTCCTACGCCAAAGAGAATGGCTTCAATGGAGACCTCACCTCTGGACACGCTGTGACTGCTG AGCAAGTATCAGCGCGGATCGTGCAGGAGGTTACAGCCGAAGCAGTAGCAGTACTGAAGGGAGAGCAGGAGCTGCATCCGGACACTGCCGTCAGGCTGCCATCAG TGGAGGACTCTGCAAACCTGCCACCCTCACCTCCTCCGTCCCCAGCAGCAGAGCATTTTGGGCCTTTGGATCCAG AAGAGGAGACCATAGAGAGTCTCTCAGCtgcggaggaggaagaggaggagaattCAGAAGccgcagcaacagcagcagctctagaggaagaggaggaagaggagcagtgGAGTGGAGAGGAGCCTGAGCAGGAATCTCCAACTGAGCTCCTAGAGCGGGCAGAGGTCATAGGCGAGGCCCAGGCTCTGCCCGGCCTGCAGGCTGAGGTTCACAAACAGACAGCTACTGTTGCTAACGAGGCCCCTAATGGGGGAGCTGAGGAGACAGGGGGGCAAGAAAACCTTGCAGAAG CTGTGAAGATGGAAGCAGAACAACTAGACAGTGAGAGGACAGATCCCATTGGCATGGACTTCACTGAATCTGCAATGCATCTAGATGATGATCTCCCATCTTACCAGAGCCTTGTCAGAGACACAGATATGCCGGAAAGCGCCTTTGCTCAAACATGCCCCGTGGAGGACTTTGAACTCCCTCCAAGTTACCAGGTTCATGACACAGAACCTTGCGAGCCTCCAACTGAAAAGCTGGATGGACAAAGCGGTGCTGTAAAAGAGACATCAACCGAAACGTGTGATTCCAGCAATATCCTTGAGGTCAAATCAGGGCAGATTCAAGACAAACAAATAGAAATATCAACAGATGTGgacatgaaagaaaaatctgGCATGTCTGCTTATTTTGAGACCACTACAATTAAGACAGATGCCTCCGGGTCTCAAGGAGAAGGGTATTATGAGCTAAGTACTACATCAGAAGAACAAAAGGACTCTGTTGGTAACCTACAACTTCCTGAAATCAGCTACAGCACCTTGGCTCAAGCACAGTCTTTGGAAGTTCAACCAGATATTCCAAAAAGTAGTGCAGACACACTACAAACCACTTCACCTGTAGACAGAAGAGATGAATGCAGACTGTCTCCTGGAAAACTGGCTCTAGAGCAAAGAAGTTACTCTTTAAATATCACCATTGGGGCAATGGATCATGGTGATGCCCAAGGGCGTCCAAGAAACTTCTCTCCATTAGCCACTGACATCATGTCTCATACTTGTGGGAGCCTTGATGAATCTGCTGATTACCTTCCTGTCACCACTCCCTCAGTAGAGAAGCTTCCTCAGTTTCCGCCACTGATTCTGGAGACAACTGCCTCTGCCACAACTCCATCATTTTCACCCCCCCAGACAACAGTCACTAATGTAAAGACAAGTCCACAGACGGAGTCTCCAGAATCACCTGTCCAAGGTAACAGCTGTTACAAAAACGGCACTGTCATGGCCCCCGACCTACCTGAAATGCTGGACTTGGCAGGTACCCCATCAAGGTTGACGTCTGACAACACAGACTCAGAGATTATGAGGAGGAAGTCCGTCCCAATGGACATGTCTTCTCTAGTAAGTGATTCTTTTGCACATTTGTTCAAAAGTGACCAGGGCCAGATGGCTACAAAGAGAGAAATGAAGTTGGAGGAGCAAGGATATTGTGTCTTTAGTGAATACTCTGGTCCCATGCCATCGCCTGCAGATGTGCACAGTCCAATGGACTCTTCTTCTCAAATATTTAACACTGTGATATCAGAGGAGAAGGAAACTGGTCTTGTTGCATTTGGACAACAGGAGTGTCTATCAACTGAAGATTTGGAAGCAACAGAAGTTGTTACACCACAGGCAAAACCAGAAGAAGGAAAGCCAAGGAATCAAGATTCCATTCAAATTGAAAGTGCACCTTCTGAAAAAACTTCTAGAGAGACCAATCAAGAGGAGTCTGATCTTTTGAAGACCGAAACTTTGGAAGAAACCAAGAGTCCAACTTTACCTGATAATGAGAAAGCACAGTTAGACAAACAAGCTGAAACCTTTATCACACCAAAGGTGACGGTTACTCTTGATGAAGCAAAGCCTGATATTGATTCAGGTTCCAAACTTGCAGCTGAAACTGAAGCTGAAATAGCTGACTATGAGAGGCAAATTCGCAAATTGGAGATGGAGGACAGACCTTTGAGTGTAGAGGAGGAACGGGAGCTCCAGGAACTCAGGGAGAAGGTGAAGAATAAACCAGACCTTGTACATCAGGAAGCTTATGAAGAGGTGGATGCAGAGGATGCCTACCAGCTCACTGGAGCTGCAAAGGACAGAATTGCTCGGCCTATCAGACCATCCCCAGCATCTTCTGTAGAAAGTGCTACTGACGAAGAGAAAATGCATGTTGGTGACACTGAAAAACCTAGATCACCAGGTGAGAAAGAGTCTCTTAAAACAGATCCCAATAGGCTATCTCCTGTTGGGTcttttgagaaatattttagAGAGGAGAGACCTTCTGAGCAAGAGGTAAAGCAGAAAGACTCAGTGCAACTCCTTAAAGATAAAGTTGCTGAGGAGAAACCTCAGCCATCTCCTTCAAAGACAGACGAGGCTCCTCTTGATACCATGGTGATTCAAAAAGTAGAGGAAGAGGTAAAGCTTGCTAAGGAGCCGGATGAGATCATGCCAGAACCAAAACCAGCTCTTAATGTGGAAGAGAGGCTAGTTGTAGATACAACTGAACCAGATGAGGATGTAGATGAAAATGAAGGGGGAAAAGTGATTGAGAAAGAAGAAGTGGAAGACGAGGAAGTGTTGGAAGGGGCCAAGGCTGCAGAAGACACTGTTGAGCCTAGAGCTGCGATTGAGTCAGTAGTGACAGTGGAAGATGATTTTATTACGGTAGTGCAGACCATTGATGAAAGCGAAGTCTCTGGACACAGTGTACGTTTCTCAGCTCCCTCTGAGGATCAACATCCACAGCTCCTccaagaggaggaagaggaggaggcggCTCTGGAAATGGCACAGGAAGTAGAGATAGAGGCTCCCAGTTTGGAGGAAGTCGTAGATGTTCCAGAGCCTGTTGAGCCTCCTGTATGTCCAGCTAAAGAGATAGAAGTACCAGAGAGTGAGGCCCCAACTCAAAGTTATGATGACTACAAAGATGAAACTACCATGGATGACTCCATCTTAGACAGCTCCTGGGTGGATACACAAG ATGATGATAAGAGCATGGCCACAGAGAATATTGAGCCTCTACCCAGAGTGATGAGCCCTGTCAAGAAACCACATGTAGAGAAATCAGCGAAACAGAGGGCCAAAGGTGGCAGGGCCAGAGGACGAATGAACACGCCTGAACGCAAACCTGTTCGCAAGGAGCCAGTACCCATCCAGAAGGAtgagatgaagaagaaaaaag CTGTGATTAAGAAGGCTGAGCtcacaaaaaaatctgatattcaGACATGCTCTCCTTCCCGGAAGAGTGTTTTAAAGTCTACCGTAAGGCATCCTAGACCTACCCAACATCACCCGTGTGTTAAGCGGAAACCCACAG TGTCTGCAGATGGTCGACTGCCCTTCAGTGTGGCCAGGCCCTCCAGAGACCGGGCATCT ACCTCCAATCCCACAACACTAACAAAGATCCCCACCTCTAAAATTCGGGCGGAGGCTTTGCTGCCAGCCCGGCCGCACTCGGCCAGCTCCTCCAATAAAAGGAGCCCATTGGTGGAGGTAGATCTTTATGAGCCCCGCCCTTCTTCAGCAGACCCAAAAGTATTGCTATATTCATGTGCTGTAAAG GATGGTGGTTCTCGGAGCCCAGAGAAGAGGTCGTCCCTTCCACGGCCAGCATCCATACGAACCCGCCGCCCACACATGGCTGATCATGAGGAGAGTTCCACTTCCATTACCAGCTCTGGGTCAACAGCACCACGCAGACCCACAT CTTTCCGTACTGAAGTCAAAGCACAGCACAGGACAGGCAGGTCTCATAGTATGACAG GCGCAGAGACTACTCGGTCCCGCTCGGCCCGCAGTGGCACCTCCACACCCCGCATGCCCGGGTCCACAGCCGTCACCCCTGGAACCCCTCCCAGCTACTCCTGCCGTACTCCAGGCACCCCCCACACACCGGGCACCCCCAAATCTCTCAGCCTGCTGTCCCAGGAAAAGAAAGTGGCCATCATCCGAACACCTCCAAAATCCCCGGCGACTACACCCAAACAGCTGCGCCTCATTAACCAGCCACTGCCTGACCTCAAGAACGTCAAATCCAAGATCCGTTCTATTGACAACATCAAGTACCAGCCCAAGGGGGGCCAG